In a genomic window of Apteryx mantelli isolate bAptMan1 chromosome 2, bAptMan1.hap1, whole genome shotgun sequence:
- the RPSA gene encoding small ribosomal subunit protein uS2, whose translation MSGGLDVLQMKEEDVLKFLAAGTHLGGTNLDFQMEQYIYKRKSDGIYIINLKRTWEKLLLAARAIVAIENPADVSVISSRNTGQRAVLKFAAATGATPIAGRFTPGTFTNQIQAAFREPRLLVVTDPRADHQPLTEASYVNIPTIALCNTDSPLRYVDIAIPCNNKGAHSVGLMWWMLAREVLRMRGTISREHPWEVMPDLYFYRDPEEIEKEEQAAAEKAVTKEEFQTEWTAPAPEFTAPPQPEVADWSEGVQVPSVPIQQFPTEDWSAQPATEDWSAAPTAQATEWVGTATEWS comes from the exons ATGTCCGGAGGTCTCGATGTCCTGCAGATGAAGGAGGAGGATGTCCTCAAATTCCTTGCTGCCGGGACCCACCTGGGAGGCACCAACCTTGACTTTCAGATGGAGCAGTATATCTATAAAAGGAAGAGCGATG GCATTTACATCATCAATTTGAAGAGGACCTGGGAAAAGCTCCTCCTGGCAGCCCGTGCCATTGTTGCCATTGAGAACCCAGCTGATGTGAGCGTCATCTCCTCTAGAAATACTGGACAG CGTGCTGTTCTGAAGTTTGCTGCTGCCACTGGGGCTACTCCTATTGCTGGACGTTTCACTCCTGGTACCTTCACAAATCAGATCCAGGCAGCTTTCCGTGAGCCGAGACTTCTGGTTGTTACAGACCCTCGGGCTGATCATCAGCCACTGACAGAGGCATCCTATGTCAACATCCCCACCATTGCACTGTGCAACACTGACTCCCCACTGCGCTATGTGGATATTGCTATTCCATGCAACAATAAG GGAGCGCATTCAGTGGGTCTGATGTGGTGGATGCTGGCTCGGGAGGTCCTGCGTATGCGTGGCACGATTTCCCGTGAGCACCCATGGGAAGTCATGCCTGACTTGTACTTCTACAGAGATCCTGAGGAG ATTGAGAAGGAGGAGCAGGCTGCAGCGGAGAAAGCAGTTACGAAGGAGGAGTTCCAGACTGAATGGACGGCCCCGGCTCCTGAATTCActgctcctcctcagcctgaggTTGCAGATTGGTCTGAGGGAGtgcaggtcccatctgtgcccatccagcaGTTCCCCACTG AGGACTGGAGTGCCCAGCCTGCCACGGAGGACTGGTCAGCAGCTCCCACAGCTCAGGCTACCGAGTGGGTTGGAACTGCCACAGAGTGGTCTTAA